Proteins co-encoded in one Luteolibacter sp. Y139 genomic window:
- a CDS encoding NAD-dependent epimerase/dehydratase family protein yields MKILVTGGSGFIGSHIVEHYQDKADEIRVLDNLRTGYRKNLDGLKHVFIEGSITDREVVAEAVEGVDYVFHLAALVSVPESMAKPAECVDINVHGLLNVLEASAAAGVKKLVFASSAAIYGDNPTVPKLETMLPEPKSPYAITKLDGEYYLDLFNRERGLETAAIRFFNVFGPRQDPKGAYAAAVPIFIEKALKGEDITVHGDGEQTRDFIYVKDIVGALSFAVETPGVTGVFNAGYGGQMTINDLASKILAAASSTSKVLHGPERAGDVKHSRSSADKLRSAGWQPKHSLDDALPTTLEFFR; encoded by the coding sequence GTGAAAATCCTCGTCACCGGAGGCTCCGGTTTCATCGGCTCCCACATCGTCGAGCACTACCAGGACAAGGCGGATGAAATCCGCGTGCTGGACAACCTGCGCACCGGCTATCGCAAGAACCTCGATGGCCTGAAGCACGTCTTCATCGAAGGCTCGATCACCGATCGCGAAGTCGTCGCTGAGGCAGTCGAAGGCGTTGATTACGTCTTCCATCTCGCCGCCCTGGTGAGCGTTCCGGAGTCCATGGCCAAGCCCGCCGAGTGCGTGGACATCAACGTCCACGGCCTTCTCAACGTACTCGAAGCTTCCGCCGCCGCTGGCGTGAAGAAACTCGTCTTCGCCTCCTCCGCCGCCATCTACGGAGACAATCCCACCGTGCCGAAGCTCGAGACCATGTTGCCCGAGCCGAAGAGCCCCTACGCCATCACCAAGCTCGATGGCGAATACTATCTCGATCTCTTCAATCGCGAGCGCGGCCTCGAAACCGCAGCCATCCGCTTCTTCAATGTCTTCGGCCCACGCCAGGACCCGAAAGGTGCCTACGCCGCTGCAGTTCCCATCTTCATCGAGAAGGCACTGAAGGGCGAAGACATCACCGTCCACGGCGATGGCGAGCAGACCCGCGACTTCATCTACGTGAAGGACATCGTCGGAGCCCTCTCCTTCGCAGTCGAAACACCGGGCGTCACCGGAGTCTTCAATGCCGGCTACGGTGGCCAGATGACCATCAACGATCTCGCCTCAAAGATTCTCGCAGCCGCCAGCTCCACCTCAAAGGTCCTCCACGGCCCCGAACGCGCCGGCGACGTGAAGCACTCGCGCTCCAGCGCCGACAAACTTCGCAGCGCCGGCTGGCAGCCGAAGCACTCCCTCGACGACGCCCTTCCAACAACGCTCGAGTTCTTCCGATAA
- a CDS encoding SDR family NAD(P)-dependent oxidoreductase: MSSYRAAVFGATSAIAQDMLRALIAEKKQADLLLIGRDAAKLEVVAADLTTRGATCRTLATELTDPSTDWKSLLDSTQPWDLFLLAHGSLPEQEQTLADSSAVAREIAINYTSHAVIAAACSEILTRQGKGTLAVIGSVAGDRGRQSNFLYGSAKAGIDTFMAGLRHRHAAQKDIHIVLLKPGMTDTPMTAGIKKGPLFTSSHKVGALGWQAIRKGKPVAYLPGWWRLVMLIICSVPSPVFLKTKL, encoded by the coding sequence ATGAGTTCTTACCGCGCCGCCGTCTTCGGAGCCACTTCGGCCATCGCCCAGGATATGCTCCGCGCCCTCATCGCGGAAAAAAAGCAGGCCGACCTTCTCCTGATCGGCCGCGACGCGGCCAAGCTGGAAGTCGTCGCCGCCGATCTCACCACCCGCGGTGCCACCTGCCGCACCCTCGCCACCGAGCTGACCGACCCATCCACGGACTGGAAGAGTCTGTTAGATTCCACCCAGCCGTGGGATCTCTTCCTCCTCGCCCACGGCTCCCTGCCAGAACAGGAGCAGACTCTCGCCGACAGCAGCGCCGTCGCCCGTGAGATCGCGATCAACTACACCAGCCACGCCGTCATCGCCGCCGCCTGCTCCGAAATCCTCACCCGCCAGGGAAAGGGAACGCTCGCCGTCATCGGCTCCGTTGCCGGCGATCGTGGCCGCCAATCGAATTTCCTCTACGGCTCCGCCAAGGCCGGCATCGACACCTTCATGGCCGGCCTCCGCCATCGCCATGCCGCGCAAAAGGACATCCACATCGTCCTGCTCAAGCCCGGTATGACCGACACCCCGATGACCGCCGGCATCAAGAAAGGCCCGCTCTTCACCTCATCCCACAAGGTCGGCGCCCTCGGCTGGCAGGCCATCCGCAAGGGCAAGCCCGTCGCCTACCTCCCCGGCTGGTGGCGTCTGGTCATGCTCATCATCTGCAGTGTTCCTTCCCCGGTTTTCCTGAAGACGAAACTCTAA
- a CDS encoding amidophosphoribosyltransferase, producing MSDFLKHECGIAAVRLRKPLAYYYDRYGTTLWGFQKLFLLMEKQHNRGQDGVGIGCAKLNMPLGQPYVFRRRDSERDGLSNIFRKEMKTFNKMVRKGLIDPKRPDTIKTNYDFAGEVLVGHLRYGTSGEFDEGSCHPYLRRSNWPTRTLMVMGNFNMTNAAELNQALVDRGQHPVFGTDTQTVLEEIGFHLDEAHTDLYRKLRDEGVDGREMPERISAELDLARIVGESAQPWDGGYSICGVVGNGDMFVMRDPRGIRPCHMLVTEDVIAFASERVPLMTVFEADASQVKAVDPGCVVTIKADGTFSDTPFCPPQRFTPCSFEKIYFSRGNDPQIYRERKAMGASLVPQVVKALESSFDKAVFAFIPNTAETAYYGLMDGLRLYRRQEVRSSILEAQSKGELTPELLDDLILRNWPRGEKIAHKDIKMRTFIAQEKGRDQLVSHVYDITYGVVRPDDALVALDDSIVRGTTLKKSILKILGRTKPRKIVVCSTAPQIRYPDCYGIDMSELGKFIAFQAAIALHRRAGRQSLLDRIYEECRSELQKPAGEMVNRVKGIYLAFTDDEISDEISRMVSPEDIDCEVQVIFQTIENLRASVKGPCGDWYFTGDYPTAGGYAMVNAAYVNWYDGVGGRSYGLPF from the coding sequence ATGAGCGACTTCCTGAAGCACGAATGCGGAATCGCCGCCGTAAGGCTCCGCAAACCGCTGGCCTATTACTACGACCGCTATGGAACCACCCTCTGGGGGTTCCAGAAGCTTTTCCTGCTCATGGAAAAGCAGCACAACCGTGGTCAGGACGGCGTCGGCATTGGCTGTGCGAAGCTGAACATGCCGCTGGGGCAGCCCTACGTTTTCCGCCGCCGCGACAGTGAGCGCGATGGTTTGTCGAACATCTTCCGGAAGGAGATGAAGACCTTCAACAAGATGGTCCGGAAGGGGCTCATCGATCCGAAGCGTCCCGACACGATCAAGACGAACTACGACTTCGCGGGCGAGGTGCTCGTGGGTCACCTGCGTTACGGCACGTCCGGCGAATTCGACGAAGGTTCCTGCCATCCTTACCTGCGCCGCAGCAACTGGCCGACGCGCACGCTCATGGTCATGGGCAATTTCAACATGACCAATGCGGCGGAGCTGAACCAAGCGCTGGTCGATCGCGGACAGCACCCGGTTTTCGGGACCGACACCCAGACGGTGCTCGAGGAAATCGGCTTCCACCTCGATGAGGCCCACACCGATCTCTACCGCAAGCTGCGTGATGAGGGAGTCGATGGCCGCGAGATGCCGGAGCGCATTTCCGCCGAGCTGGATCTCGCCCGCATTGTCGGCGAGTCGGCCCAGCCTTGGGATGGTGGTTATTCGATCTGTGGTGTGGTCGGCAATGGCGACATGTTCGTGATGCGCGATCCGCGCGGCATCCGGCCCTGCCACATGCTGGTGACCGAGGACGTGATCGCCTTCGCTTCCGAGCGCGTGCCGCTGATGACGGTCTTTGAAGCGGATGCTTCGCAGGTCAAAGCGGTGGATCCCGGCTGTGTGGTCACCATCAAGGCTGATGGCACCTTCAGCGATACTCCGTTTTGTCCGCCTCAGCGCTTCACGCCATGCTCGTTTGAGAAGATCTACTTCTCACGTGGCAATGACCCGCAGATTTACCGCGAGCGGAAGGCGATGGGTGCCTCGCTGGTGCCGCAGGTGGTGAAGGCGCTCGAAAGCAGTTTCGACAAGGCGGTCTTTGCCTTCATTCCGAATACGGCGGAGACGGCCTACTATGGCTTGATGGATGGGCTGCGGCTTTACCGTCGCCAGGAAGTCCGCTCGTCGATCCTCGAAGCGCAGTCGAAGGGTGAACTGACGCCCGAGCTGCTGGATGATCTCATTCTCCGCAATTGGCCGCGGGGTGAAAAGATCGCCCACAAGGACATCAAGATGCGGACTTTCATCGCGCAGGAGAAAGGGCGCGATCAGCTAGTGTCGCATGTTTACGATATCACCTATGGTGTGGTTCGTCCGGATGATGCGCTGGTGGCGCTCGATGATTCGATCGTGCGCGGGACCACGCTCAAGAAGTCGATTCTGAAGATCCTGGGACGCACGAAGCCGAGGAAGATCGTGGTCTGCTCGACGGCACCGCAGATCCGTTATCCGGACTGCTATGGCATCGACATGTCGGAGCTGGGCAAGTTCATCGCCTTCCAGGCTGCCATCGCGCTGCATCGTCGTGCGGGTCGGCAGTCGTTGCTCGACCGCATTTACGAGGAATGTCGTAGCGAGCTGCAGAAGCCGGCTGGCGAGATGGTCAATCGCGTGAAGGGCATCTACCTGGCCTTCACGGACGATGAGATCTCGGATGAAATCAGCCGGATGGTTTCACCGGAGGACATCGACTGCGAGGTGCAGGTGATTTTCCAGACGATCGAGAATCTCCGCGCTTCGGTGAAGGGGCCTTGTGGTGACTGGTACTTCACCGGTGACTACCCGACTGCCGGTGGCTACGCGATGGTGAATGCGGCGTATGTGAACTGGTACGACGGCGTGGGCGGTCGGAGCTACGGGCTGCCGTTTTGA
- a CDS encoding UbiA family prenyltransferase: MSSASHIPLCVDLDGTLIKSDLLHESLLRLLRHRPWMAFRVPLWLAGGKTRLKSKLAEVLPRAATPPPQREELVDFLKAEQESGRAVYLVTASHQAAVEQVSSVFPFDEVIASTDTLNLKGENKAAMLVERFGEKGFDYAGDSRADEAVWRRARKAIVVHRSARRIQQLEETFDVDRSFQPVGTTWRDWVKALRVHQWAKNLLIAVPFLVGHHYHNAWQIAGLLTAFFSMSLCASGTYLWNDLLDLEYDRAHARKRNRLAASGKTSIPRVVIASVAMVGAGLATGFTLTPSFGLLLIGYIVATLSYSLHFKKVAIADIFMLAMLYLSRVIGGILVSDAVISFWLFAFTFLLFVSLAAAKRFVELKSVVESGSASIQGRGYRADDLSVISQLGVAAGVASCIVLGLYSNSEQVTALYHRPQWFWGICVVAFYWITRIWFITHRGEMHDDPVVFALKDPGTWILGLIGIACVLLASPIAAP, from the coding sequence ATGAGCAGCGCCTCCCACATCCCACTGTGCGTCGATCTCGATGGCACGCTGATCAAATCCGACCTACTCCATGAGTCGCTGCTGCGCCTCCTGCGCCACCGCCCATGGATGGCCTTCCGCGTCCCGCTCTGGCTGGCGGGCGGAAAGACCCGGCTGAAGTCGAAGCTGGCCGAAGTCCTCCCCCGCGCCGCCACCCCTCCTCCCCAGCGCGAGGAGCTCGTTGATTTCCTAAAAGCTGAGCAAGAAAGCGGCCGCGCCGTCTATCTCGTCACCGCCTCTCATCAAGCAGCCGTCGAGCAGGTCTCTTCCGTCTTCCCTTTCGACGAGGTCATCGCCTCGACCGACACCCTGAACCTCAAGGGCGAAAACAAGGCCGCCATGTTGGTCGAGCGCTTCGGCGAAAAGGGCTTCGACTACGCCGGCGACTCACGCGCCGACGAAGCCGTCTGGCGCCGCGCGCGCAAGGCCATCGTCGTCCATCGCTCGGCCCGCCGCATCCAGCAGTTGGAAGAGACCTTTGATGTCGACCGCTCCTTCCAGCCCGTCGGCACCACCTGGCGCGATTGGGTCAAGGCCCTGCGTGTCCACCAATGGGCAAAGAACCTCCTCATCGCGGTCCCCTTCCTCGTCGGTCACCACTATCACAATGCCTGGCAGATCGCGGGACTCCTCACCGCGTTCTTCTCGATGAGCCTGTGTGCCTCGGGGACTTACCTGTGGAATGACCTGCTCGATCTCGAATACGACCGCGCTCATGCCCGGAAGCGCAATCGCCTCGCCGCCTCTGGCAAGACTTCCATCCCCCGCGTCGTGATCGCGTCGGTCGCCATGGTGGGCGCGGGCCTTGCCACCGGCTTCACGCTCACGCCGTCATTCGGGCTGCTGCTCATCGGCTACATCGTCGCCACGCTCTCCTATTCGCTACACTTCAAGAAAGTCGCCATCGCCGACATCTTCATGCTGGCGATGCTTTACCTATCGCGTGTGATTGGCGGGATTCTCGTCTCCGATGCTGTCATATCCTTCTGGCTCTTCGCTTTCACCTTCTTGCTCTTCGTCTCGCTCGCCGCAGCGAAGCGCTTCGTTGAATTGAAATCCGTGGTCGAGTCCGGCTCCGCCTCCATCCAAGGCCGCGGCTATCGCGCCGACGACCTCTCGGTGATTTCCCAGCTCGGTGTCGCCGCCGGCGTCGCCTCCTGCATCGTTCTCGGGCTCTACTCGAATAGTGAACAGGTCACCGCCCTCTATCACCGCCCTCAATGGTTCTGGGGCATCTGCGTGGTCGCCTTCTATTGGATCACCCGCATCTGGTTCATCACCCATCGCGGGGAAATGCATGACGACCCCGTGGTCTTCGCGCTCAAGGACCCCGGCACCTGGATTCTCGGATTGATCGGCATCGCCTGCGTCCTCCTCGCCTCCCCTATCGCCGCCCCATGA
- a CDS encoding tetratricopeptide repeat protein translates to MLLLAAVVLLAFQQVFKAPFAFDDSVSIAQIRKFTSWREIWGPDAFMFFRPVKNLFFYLVEQIGGEPWRYHWVNLAAYYLAACGVFGLTLRLSGNVLASFAAGAIWALSPTGGTVAVWASCFNINIAAASMAFCAIAYDVMRSGTSRHPALPGAVASFFLLLGLLSYETAIATAPLLVLVDLFRGRKVFSKPSSFIYVGIAAIVLTWLVCRQLNGVPGVRAQNPSLALDMPSWQLTASAPYFLWTHFLMWAAPSERLETFGSYLWDRSVPAVILPFCWILLISAVYLGVRFWKRAPLLIFGAAWFLIAAFPSGNFVPLKNTPYADYYVPIPSIGLCIMMAAILRATCERLREPGLTRPAMGAAVATILAIAGWRLAQLPVLTDWLSAWEIPPRVMARTAAARPHQYFAQAVMAYDIAFTDQDKTPEILDLVESSALAAEKDMPDLGIIHASLGEVARCRGQREQAIALFEKALVSRHTGIDTLLWSRHQLVVTLMEEPAQLDRAYANLLPLLRQRDHKDHPKYVLLAAKLMRQAGKPDEEIKALEKGLQYHPDNADILAELESARARATNKPS, encoded by the coding sequence GTGCTATTGCTCGCGGCCGTGGTTCTTCTGGCCTTCCAGCAGGTTTTCAAGGCACCCTTCGCGTTCGACGACAGCGTCTCGATCGCCCAGATCCGCAAGTTCACCAGTTGGCGGGAAATCTGGGGGCCGGACGCCTTCATGTTCTTCCGCCCGGTGAAGAATCTCTTCTTCTACCTCGTGGAGCAGATCGGCGGAGAACCCTGGCGCTACCACTGGGTGAATCTCGCCGCCTATTATCTAGCGGCCTGCGGAGTCTTCGGCCTCACGCTGCGGCTTTCGGGAAATGTCCTGGCCTCCTTTGCCGCCGGAGCCATCTGGGCCCTCTCTCCCACCGGCGGCACCGTCGCGGTCTGGGCCAGCTGCTTCAACATCAACATCGCCGCCGCATCGATGGCCTTCTGTGCGATCGCCTACGATGTCATGCGCAGCGGCACCAGTCGCCACCCCGCCCTGCCCGGCGCAGTCGCCTCCTTCTTCCTGCTGCTCGGTCTCCTTTCCTACGAGACCGCCATCGCCACCGCCCCGCTGCTGGTGCTGGTCGATCTCTTCCGCGGCCGGAAGGTCTTCAGCAAACCATCGAGCTTCATCTACGTCGGCATCGCCGCCATCGTCCTGACATGGCTCGTTTGCCGGCAGTTGAACGGCGTCCCCGGCGTGCGCGCCCAAAACCCGAGCCTCGCGCTCGACATGCCTTCCTGGCAGCTGACCGCCTCGGCCCCTTACTTCCTCTGGACCCACTTCCTCATGTGGGCCGCCCCCTCTGAACGACTGGAGACCTTCGGCAGCTACCTCTGGGACCGCTCCGTCCCTGCCGTGATCCTGCCATTCTGTTGGATCCTGCTGATCAGCGCCGTCTATCTAGGCGTCCGCTTCTGGAAACGCGCCCCGCTCCTCATCTTCGGCGCCGCTTGGTTTCTCATTGCTGCTTTCCCATCGGGAAATTTCGTCCCGCTCAAGAACACGCCCTACGCCGACTACTACGTCCCGATTCCCTCGATCGGCCTCTGCATCATGATGGCAGCGATCCTGCGGGCCACCTGCGAGCGCCTGCGAGAGCCCGGCCTCACCCGTCCCGCCATGGGTGCCGCAGTCGCCACCATCCTGGCCATCGCCGGCTGGCGGCTGGCCCAGCTACCGGTCCTCACCGACTGGCTCTCCGCATGGGAAATCCCGCCGCGGGTGATGGCCCGTACCGCCGCGGCCCGTCCCCACCAGTACTTCGCCCAGGCCGTGATGGCCTACGACATCGCCTTCACCGATCAGGACAAGACCCCGGAAATCCTCGATCTCGTCGAATCCAGCGCGCTCGCGGCCGAAAAAGACATGCCCGACCTCGGCATCATCCACGCCTCACTCGGCGAGGTCGCCCGCTGCCGCGGCCAGCGCGAACAGGCCATCGCCCTCTTTGAAAAAGCCCTCGTTTCCCGCCACACCGGGATCGATACCCTCCTCTGGTCGCGCCACCAGCTGGTCGTCACCCTCATGGAGGAACCCGCCCAGCTCGACCGCGCCTACGCCAATCTCCTCCCGCTGCTCCGCCAGCGCGACCACAAGGATCACCCGAAATACGTCCTGCTCGCCGCCAAACTGATGCGCCAGGCCGGCAAGCCCGACGAGGAGATCAAGGCCCTCGAAAAAGGCCTCCAGTACCACCCGGACAACGCCGACATCCTCGCCGAACTGGAAAGCGCCCGCGCCCGCGCCACCAACAAACCCTCCTGA
- a CDS encoding FAD-binding oxidoreductase, producing MAEVLSPAWPDQLSVANGPLLAYGLGRSYGDSCLLDGGTMVDMRFLDRLIAFDPETGILKAEAGITLDAILTFAVPRGFFLPTTPGTRQVTLGGAIANDVHGKNHHRVGCFGNHVPRFGLLRSDGSHLTCQEGDALHAATIGGLGLTGIITWVELKLVPIRSAMLDVELIRFCGMEEFLSISNDSAETWEHTVAWIDCLSPGESATRGIFIRGNWANEGSLEPHHAGGAGVPVDFPEIALNPVSIRAFNTLYYHRFLGKTKRLHQHYSPFFHPLDSVHDWNRIYGKRGFFQYQCVTPFDAGSAPMEEILKTIAASGQGSFLAVLKTFGEIASPGILSFPSPGITLALDFPNRGGETIYLFEALDRIVRDCNGRLYPAKDARMEAEDFHRAYPRLSEFRQHIDPEFTSDFWKRMTGTAA from the coding sequence ATGGCCGAGGTCCTCTCCCCGGCATGGCCCGACCAGCTTTCCGTGGCGAATGGCCCGCTCCTCGCCTATGGCCTTGGCCGCTCTTATGGCGACTCATGCCTGTTAGACGGCGGCACCATGGTGGACATGCGGTTCCTCGACCGCCTCATCGCCTTCGATCCGGAAACCGGCATCCTGAAAGCCGAGGCCGGCATCACGCTGGACGCCATCCTGACCTTCGCCGTCCCCCGCGGATTTTTCCTGCCCACCACGCCGGGCACCCGCCAAGTCACTCTCGGTGGCGCGATCGCCAATGACGTCCACGGCAAGAATCACCACCGCGTCGGCTGCTTCGGCAATCACGTCCCCCGCTTCGGCTTGCTCCGTTCGGACGGCTCGCACCTCACCTGCCAGGAAGGCGATGCCCTCCACGCCGCCACCATCGGCGGCCTCGGCCTCACCGGCATCATCACCTGGGTCGAACTGAAGCTCGTCCCGATCCGCTCCGCGATGCTGGACGTCGAGCTGATCCGCTTCTGCGGCATGGAAGAGTTCCTCTCGATCTCCAACGACTCCGCGGAAACTTGGGAACACACGGTCGCTTGGATCGACTGCCTCAGCCCCGGCGAATCCGCCACCCGCGGCATTTTCATCCGCGGCAACTGGGCGAACGAAGGCAGCTTGGAACCCCATCACGCGGGCGGAGCCGGCGTGCCGGTGGACTTCCCCGAGATCGCACTGAACCCCGTTTCGATCCGCGCCTTCAACACGCTCTACTACCACCGCTTCCTCGGCAAAACCAAGCGGCTGCACCAGCATTACTCGCCCTTCTTCCATCCGCTCGATTCGGTCCACGATTGGAACCGCATCTACGGCAAGCGCGGCTTCTTCCAATACCAGTGCGTCACCCCCTTCGACGCAGGCAGCGCGCCGATGGAAGAGATCCTCAAAACGATCGCCGCCTCTGGCCAGGGATCGTTCCTCGCCGTGCTCAAGACCTTCGGTGAAATCGCTTCGCCGGGCATCCTCTCCTTCCCCTCACCCGGCATCACGCTCGCGCTCGATTTCCCGAATCGCGGCGGAGAAACCATCTACCTCTTCGAAGCGCTCGATCGCATCGTCCGCGATTGCAATGGCCGCCTTTACCCTGCGAAGGACGCCCGCATGGAAGCCGAGGACTTCCATCGCGCCTACCCGCGGCTGTCCGAGTTCCGCCAGCACATCGATCCCGAGTTTACCTCGGACTTTTGGAAACGCATGACCGGCACCGCCGCATGA
- the purM gene encoding phosphoribosylformylglycinamidine cyclo-ligase, giving the protein MGATKLTYQQAGVDTRRAAALVGDIKSHVARTQQNRKLLGAFGLFAACYDLSSYKEPVIVTGCDGVGTKLELLLEHDLLEIAGKDLVAMSVNDILTTGGDPLLFLDYIGIAALNEEKITRLIAGMCDYLASCDCILAGGETAEMPGIVPVDVIELSGFCIGCAEKPELIDPSTLQVGDVLVGYKSDSIHANGWSLVRRVLKENPDCVSEEELVGFLEPTRLYHDVVRDIRAAGVKPKAYAHITGGGLPENLERLFRGFGADLEIPKWELPGIDKLLAHVDSEDRFHTFNMGIGWVAIVSPDEAEKILSAGPGGTILGTLVDTEGVRVKVRGE; this is encoded by the coding sequence ATGGGAGCAACAAAGCTGACCTACCAGCAGGCCGGGGTGGACACGCGACGAGCGGCCGCCCTGGTGGGTGACATCAAGAGCCACGTGGCCCGCACGCAGCAGAACCGCAAGCTTCTCGGAGCATTCGGTCTCTTCGCTGCGTGCTACGATCTGAGTTCCTATAAGGAACCGGTGATCGTGACCGGCTGCGATGGTGTGGGCACCAAACTGGAGCTGCTGCTGGAGCACGATCTCCTGGAGATCGCCGGCAAGGACCTGGTAGCGATGAGCGTGAACGACATCCTCACCACGGGTGGGGATCCGTTGCTGTTCCTCGACTACATTGGCATTGCCGCGCTCAACGAGGAGAAGATTACCCGCCTGATTGCCGGGATGTGTGATTACCTCGCCTCCTGCGATTGCATTCTGGCGGGTGGCGAGACGGCGGAAATGCCGGGAATCGTGCCTGTGGACGTGATCGAGCTTTCCGGTTTCTGCATCGGCTGTGCCGAGAAGCCCGAGCTGATCGACCCCTCTACTCTTCAAGTCGGCGACGTGCTGGTCGGCTACAAGTCGGACAGCATCCACGCCAACGGCTGGAGCCTCGTTCGACGCGTGTTGAAGGAGAATCCCGATTGCGTGAGCGAGGAAGAGCTTGTTGGTTTCCTCGAGCCGACCCGCCTTTACCACGATGTGGTGCGCGACATCCGCGCTGCTGGCGTGAAGCCAAAGGCTTACGCGCACATCACCGGCGGTGGACTGCCGGAGAATCTGGAGCGTCTGTTCCGTGGCTTCGGTGCCGACCTTGAGATCCCGAAATGGGAGCTTCCCGGCATCGACAAGCTGCTGGCTCACGTGGATTCCGAAGACCGCTTCCACACCTTCAACATGGGCATCGGTTGGGTGGCCATCGTTTCGCCGGATGAGGCCGAGAAGATCCTCTCTGCCGGCCCGGGTGGAACAATCCTCGGTACCCTAGTTGACACCGAGGGTGTTCGGGTGAAAGTCCGCGGCGAGTGA
- a CDS encoding GtrA family protein: MKLALQYIFFAIIATAANLLAQAVVTAVDPTPFKFWSALVAGTGTGLVVKYLLDKHYIFQARHITSATDIGKSFFRYALTGVLTTAIFWGLEVGFHHAFPAWPAAKYVGGAIGLAIGYVWKYQLDRRFTFATP, from the coding sequence ATGAAGCTCGCCCTCCAATACATCTTCTTCGCGATCATCGCGACCGCTGCGAACCTGCTTGCGCAGGCCGTCGTCACCGCAGTCGATCCCACGCCGTTCAAGTTCTGGAGCGCGCTGGTCGCCGGCACTGGCACCGGCCTCGTGGTGAAGTACCTGCTCGATAAGCACTACATCTTCCAAGCCCGGCACATCACCAGCGCCACGGACATAGGCAAGAGCTTCTTCCGCTATGCCCTCACCGGCGTGCTCACCACCGCCATCTTCTGGGGCCTCGAAGTCGGCTTCCACCATGCCTTCCCCGCTTGGCCCGCGGCCAAGTATGTCGGCGGCGCCATCGGCCTCGCGATTGGCTACGTCTGGAAATACCAGCTCGACCGGCGCTTCACCTTTGCCACTCCATGA